The following coding sequences are from one Arthrobacter sp. 24S4-2 window:
- the pucL gene encoding factor-independent urate hydroxylase, producing the protein MSSKIILGQNQYGKAEVRVVKITRDTDRHEIEDLNVTSQLRGDFAAAHLEGDNSHVVATDTQKNTIYAFAREGVGSPEAFLLRLGEHFTSSFDWVTGGRWEAESYSWDRIQAHGAEHNHSFVRNGQEVRTAVLVRDGGAAHLISGLKDLTVLKSTQSGFAGYPKDKYTTLPETTDRILATDVSARWRFNANTDFSALDFNKSYEDVKSLLLEGFTEKYSHALQQTLFDMGAKVLEAHSEIDEIKFSMPNKHHFLVDLSPFGLDNPNEVFFAADRPYGLIEATVQREDAAPADIAWSGIAGFC; encoded by the coding sequence ATGAGCAGCAAAATCATCCTCGGCCAGAACCAGTACGGCAAGGCCGAAGTCCGGGTTGTCAAGATCACCAGGGACACCGACCGCCACGAGATCGAAGACCTGAACGTCACCTCGCAGCTCCGCGGGGACTTCGCAGCCGCCCACCTCGAAGGCGACAACAGCCATGTCGTGGCCACGGACACGCAGAAGAACACCATCTACGCCTTTGCCCGCGAAGGCGTCGGCTCGCCGGAGGCGTTCCTCCTGCGGCTGGGCGAGCACTTCACGTCCAGCTTCGACTGGGTCACCGGCGGACGCTGGGAAGCCGAGTCCTACAGCTGGGACCGCATCCAGGCCCACGGCGCAGAGCACAACCACTCCTTTGTCCGCAACGGCCAGGAAGTCCGCACCGCGGTGCTGGTCCGCGACGGCGGGGCAGCCCACCTCATCTCGGGCCTGAAGGACCTCACGGTCCTCAAGTCCACCCAGTCCGGGTTCGCGGGATACCCGAAAGACAAGTACACCACCCTGCCTGAAACCACGGACCGCATCCTGGCCACGGACGTTTCCGCACGCTGGCGCTTCAACGCCAACACGGACTTCAGCGCCCTCGATTTCAACAAGAGCTACGAAGACGTCAAGAGCCTCCTGCTGGAGGGCTTCACCGAGAAGTACTCGCATGCGCTGCAGCAGACGCTGTTCGATATGGGCGCGAAGGTCCTGGAAGCGCACAGCGAGATCGACGAGATCAAGTTCTCGATGCCCAACAAGCACCACTTCCTGGTGGACCTCTCGCCGTTCGGCCTCGACAACCCCAACGAGGTTTTCTTTGCCGCCGACCGCCCGTACGGCCTGATCGAGGCCACGGTCCAGCGCGAAGACGCAGCCCCTGCGGACATCGCCTGGTCCGGCATCGCAGGCTTCTGCTAA
- a CDS encoding nucleobase:cation symporter-2 family protein, protein MNTKKKSAAAVAGTSRKQSDRPEDQRLPIGSTFAYGFQHVLTMYGGIIAPPLIIGAAAGMSSQDIGLLIAACLFVGGLATILQTVGIRFFGSQLPLVQGVSFAGVSTMVAIVHGGGGIQAVFGSVIAASLIGLLITPLFSKIIRFFPPVVTGTVITTIGLTLMPVAANWAMGGNSKAPNYGSMANIGLAAATMAIVLLLSKVGNAAISRLSILLAMILGTAIAFVFGMADFSKVGQGEIVAFPTPFAFGPPTFEIAAIISMLIVILVTLTETSADIIAVGEIVGTKVDSKRIGDGLRADMLSSAISPLFNSFTQSAFAQNVGLVAITGVKSRFVVSAGGLILVILGLLPVLGRVVAAVPTPVLGGAGVVLFGTVAASGIRTLAKVEYKNNMNLIIVAASIGFGMIPIAAPAFYDKFPSWFGTIFHSGISSAAVMAILLNLLFNHLKAGNSENQSVFVAGTGRVVQEEDLKCLADGDRFEGGKLIDCDGKEVPVESASKSDH, encoded by the coding sequence ATGAACACTAAGAAGAAATCGGCCGCTGCAGTGGCCGGCACAAGCCGCAAACAGTCCGACCGCCCGGAGGACCAGCGGCTGCCTATCGGAAGCACGTTCGCCTACGGCTTCCAGCACGTCCTCACCATGTACGGCGGCATCATCGCGCCGCCGCTGATCATCGGCGCCGCCGCCGGCATGTCCTCGCAGGACATCGGCCTCCTGATCGCCGCCTGCCTCTTCGTCGGCGGCCTTGCCACGATTCTGCAGACTGTCGGCATCCGGTTCTTTGGATCCCAGCTCCCGCTGGTCCAGGGTGTCTCCTTTGCAGGCGTCTCCACGATGGTGGCGATCGTCCACGGCGGCGGCGGCATCCAGGCGGTCTTTGGGTCCGTCATCGCGGCTTCCTTGATCGGCCTGCTCATCACCCCGCTGTTCTCCAAGATCATCCGTTTCTTCCCGCCGGTGGTCACGGGCACGGTGATCACCACCATCGGCCTGACGCTGATGCCGGTCGCGGCCAACTGGGCCATGGGCGGCAACAGCAAGGCGCCCAACTACGGAAGCATGGCCAATATCGGCCTGGCCGCGGCCACCATGGCGATCGTCCTGCTGCTGAGCAAGGTGGGCAACGCGGCCATCTCGCGGCTTTCCATCCTGCTGGCCATGATCCTGGGAACCGCCATTGCCTTCGTCTTCGGCATGGCCGACTTCTCCAAGGTGGGCCAGGGCGAAATCGTGGCGTTCCCCACACCGTTCGCGTTCGGTCCGCCCACGTTCGAAATCGCTGCGATCATCTCCATGCTGATCGTCATCCTGGTGACGCTCACAGAGACGTCCGCTGACATCATCGCAGTCGGCGAGATCGTGGGCACCAAGGTTGACTCCAAGCGCATCGGCGACGGACTGCGGGCGGACATGCTCTCCAGCGCCATCTCGCCGCTGTTCAACTCCTTCACCCAGAGCGCCTTCGCCCAGAACGTGGGCCTGGTAGCCATCACCGGTGTCAAGAGCCGCTTCGTGGTCAGCGCCGGCGGCCTGATCCTGGTGATCCTGGGCCTTCTGCCGGTTCTTGGCCGGGTGGTCGCAGCGGTGCCGACTCCCGTCCTGGGCGGCGCCGGCGTCGTACTCTTTGGAACTGTTGCCGCAAGCGGCATCCGGACGCTTGCCAAAGTGGAGTACAAGAACAACATGAACCTGATCATCGTGGCCGCGTCCATCGGCTTCGGCATGATCCCGATCGCTGCACCGGCGTTCTACGATAAGTTCCCGTCCTGGTTCGGCACCATCTTCCACTCGGGCATCAGCTCGGCGGCAGTCATGGCCATCCTGCTGAACCTGCTCTTCAACCACCTCAAGGCCGGAAACTCGGAGAACCAGTCGGTCTTTGTGGCAGGCACGGGCCGCGTGGTCCAGGAAGAGGACCTCAAGTGCCTGGCCGACGGCGACCGCTTCGAAGGCGGCAAGCTGATCGACTGTGACGGCAAGGAAGTCCCGGTGGAGTCGGCGTCGAAGTCTGACCACTAA
- a CDS encoding SCO4226 family nickel-binding protein, giving the protein MAQFMDVHHNMVGITAEQLQAAHNADLEIQGDEQVDFKQAWADPESGVVYCLSEAPSADAVKRIHERTGHPADEIHPVPLVV; this is encoded by the coding sequence ATGGCGCAATTCATGGATGTTCACCACAACATGGTCGGTATCACAGCGGAGCAACTCCAGGCTGCGCACAACGCCGACCTGGAGATCCAAGGTGACGAACAAGTTGATTTCAAACAGGCATGGGCGGACCCGGAATCCGGCGTCGTCTATTGCCTCTCCGAGGCTCCTTCTGCGGATGCCGTCAAACGTATTCACGAACGGACAGGGCACCCCGCCGACGAGATCCACCCCGTGCCGCTTGTCGTTTGA
- a CDS encoding IclR family transcriptional regulator codes for MAEKAPGGVQSVERVFELLELITDAGGDVTLSELSSSTDLPLPTIHRLLRTLVTLGYIRQLPNRRYALGPRLIRLGEGASKQLGALARPQLKSLVDRLGETANMGVLDSDMVIYVAQVPSLHSMRMFTEVGKRGYMHATGMGKAILAQLDDDTVRGIVGRQGMPTPTPKSIGDVDSLLLDLKLIRERGYSIDEEEQEIGVRCFAMAVPNAPTPTAISVSGPVSRVDQSFAERAVPLLREAAQAISDELNQA; via the coding sequence ATGGCTGAAAAAGCCCCGGGAGGCGTGCAGTCCGTTGAGCGCGTCTTCGAACTTTTGGAACTGATCACTGACGCCGGCGGAGACGTCACGCTCAGCGAGCTGTCTTCCTCCACCGATCTGCCGCTCCCCACCATCCACCGGCTGCTGCGCACCCTGGTCACCCTGGGCTACATCCGCCAGCTGCCGAACCGGCGGTATGCACTCGGTCCGCGGCTCATCCGGCTTGGCGAAGGCGCCAGCAAGCAGCTCGGTGCACTGGCCCGGCCGCAGCTCAAGTCCCTCGTGGACCGGCTGGGGGAGACAGCCAACATGGGTGTCCTGGATTCCGACATGGTGATCTATGTGGCCCAGGTCCCGTCGCTGCACTCGATGCGGATGTTCACCGAGGTGGGCAAACGCGGCTACATGCACGCCACGGGCATGGGCAAGGCGATCCTCGCCCAGCTGGACGATGATACGGTCCGCGGGATTGTGGGACGCCAGGGGATGCCGACGCCCACCCCGAAGAGCATCGGCGACGTCGATTCCCTGCTCCTGGACCTGAAGCTGATCCGCGAACGCGGCTACTCCATCGACGAGGAGGAGCAGGAGATCGGCGTCCGCTGCTTCGCGATGGCGGTCCCGAATGCGCCGACGCCCACGGCCATCTCGGTGTCCGGGCCGGTGTCCCGCGTGGACCAGTCGTTCGCCGAACGCGCCGTGCCGCTGCTGCGCGAAGCAGCCCAGGCGATCTCGGACGAGCTCAACCAGGCATAG
- a CDS encoding NAD-dependent malic enzyme, producing MANPSPGNSITLRVEAPSSFTATSELAAAVGAAGAAITALDVTESHHETLVVDVTCNTTDDEHAARVKDALNALDGVTVQHVSDRTFLMHLGGKLEVVPKVALRNRDDLSRAYTPGVARVCLAIAEDPSAARNLTVKRNTIAVVTDGSAVLGLGNIGPAAALPVMEGKAALFKQFANVDAWPVCLDTQDTEEIIKIVKALAPVYGGVNLEDIAAPRCFEIENRLREELDIPVFHDDQHGTAIVTLAALVNALRVVGKKLDEVRIVVSGVGAAGSAIIQLLKAQGAQHIIAAGRSGAIHSGAEYGDQHRSWIAANTNEEGFSGTLHEALVGADVFIGVSAPHVIGEEQVAAMAQKAIVFAMANPTPEIDPVVASKHAAVVATGRSDFPNQINNVLAFPGFFRGLLDAGASDITPDMLVAAAEAIANRVADDELNASYIIPSVFDPHVAADVASAVANAAHANASKTAAAPSAAAAANLEPANA from the coding sequence ATGGCGAACCCGAGCCCCGGAAATTCGATCACCCTGCGCGTAGAAGCACCGTCCAGCTTTACCGCGACGAGCGAGCTGGCCGCCGCCGTCGGAGCTGCCGGCGCAGCCATCACCGCCCTGGACGTCACCGAGTCCCACCACGAGACCCTGGTTGTGGACGTCACCTGCAACACCACCGACGACGAACACGCCGCCCGCGTCAAGGACGCCCTGAACGCGCTCGACGGCGTCACGGTCCAGCACGTTTCCGACCGCACCTTCCTGATGCACCTCGGCGGCAAGCTCGAGGTCGTTCCGAAGGTTGCCCTCCGCAACCGCGACGACCTTTCCCGCGCCTACACCCCAGGCGTCGCCCGGGTCTGCCTGGCCATCGCGGAGGACCCCTCAGCGGCCCGCAACCTCACGGTCAAGCGCAACACAATCGCCGTCGTCACCGACGGCTCCGCCGTCCTGGGCCTGGGCAACATCGGTCCGGCCGCCGCACTCCCCGTCATGGAAGGCAAAGCCGCCCTCTTCAAGCAGTTCGCTAACGTGGATGCATGGCCGGTCTGCCTGGATACCCAGGACACCGAGGAAATCATTAAGATCGTCAAGGCGCTCGCCCCTGTTTATGGCGGGGTGAACCTCGAGGACATCGCCGCCCCGCGCTGCTTTGAGATCGAAAACCGCCTCCGCGAGGAACTGGATATCCCGGTCTTCCACGACGACCAGCACGGCACGGCAATCGTCACCCTGGCTGCCCTGGTCAACGCCCTGCGCGTCGTCGGCAAGAAACTGGATGAGGTCAGGATCGTCGTCTCCGGAGTCGGCGCCGCAGGCTCGGCCATCATCCAGCTCCTCAAGGCCCAGGGTGCGCAGCACATCATCGCCGCCGGCCGCTCAGGCGCCATCCACTCCGGCGCGGAATACGGCGACCAACACCGCAGCTGGATCGCGGCCAACACCAACGAGGAAGGCTTCTCCGGGACCCTGCATGAGGCACTCGTGGGGGCGGACGTGTTCATCGGCGTCAGCGCCCCGCACGTGATCGGCGAGGAGCAGGTGGCCGCAATGGCACAGAAGGCGATCGTATTCGCCATGGCCAACCCCACACCGGAAATCGACCCGGTGGTAGCGTCAAAGCATGCGGCAGTGGTGGCTACGGGGCGCAGCGACTTCCCCAACCAGATCAACAACGTACTGGCCTTCCCGGGATTCTTCCGCGGGCTGCTGGATGCCGGCGCCTCGGACATCACACCGGACATGCTGGTTGCCGCAGCGGAGGCGATTGCCAACCGCGTGGCGGACGATGAACTCAACGCCAGCTACATCATCCCCAGTGTCTTCGACCCGCACGTTGCCGCCGACGTGGCAAGCGCCGTGGCAAATGCGGCGCATGCGAACGCATCCAAAACCGCCGCAGCTCCGTCAGCCGCCGCAGCCGCAAACCTAGAACCCGCCAACGCCTGA
- the aceB gene encoding malate synthase A: MALSVTDPQPIARAEEILTPKALAFVEELHKRFAGTRAELLKARVAKREQVARTGKLDFLPETKDVREGDWKVAPAPAALQDRRVEMTGPASPAKMAINALNSGAKVWLADLEDASTPTWANVIDAILNLRDAATGTLSYTSPEGKEYRLRTDAPLAVVVARPRGWHMDERHLLLDGEHTVGALVDFGLHFFHTAKQLLLNGQGPYYYLPKMESHLEARLWNEVFVFAQDFLGIPQGSIKATVLIETIPAAFEMDEILYELRDHAAGLNAGRWDYLFSIIKYFRDAGADFVLPDRATVAMTAPFMRAYTELLVKTCHYRGAFAMGGMAAVIPNRREPEVTAQAFEKVRADKTREANDGFDGSWVAHPDLVPVCQEVFDSVLGERPNQLDKQRPEVSVTADQLLDIASADGTVTEAGLRLNLYVAVAYTAVWISGNGAVAIHNLMEDAATAEISRSQVWQQIRNGVVLADTGNTVTRELVSTILAEETAKLRGEVGEEAFAKYYLPASDLIADICLSEDYTDFLTTPAYELVG, translated from the coding sequence ATGGCTCTCTCAGTCACAGACCCGCAGCCGATTGCACGAGCAGAGGAAATCCTCACCCCGAAGGCCCTGGCCTTCGTCGAGGAACTCCACAAGCGGTTTGCGGGCACCCGCGCCGAACTCCTCAAAGCCCGCGTGGCCAAGCGCGAGCAGGTAGCCCGGACCGGAAAGCTTGATTTCCTGCCGGAAACCAAGGATGTCCGCGAGGGCGACTGGAAGGTTGCGCCGGCGCCTGCCGCGCTGCAGGACCGCCGCGTGGAAATGACCGGCCCCGCGTCGCCGGCCAAGATGGCCATCAACGCCCTCAACTCCGGCGCCAAGGTGTGGCTGGCCGACCTCGAGGATGCCAGCACGCCCACCTGGGCCAACGTCATCGACGCGATCCTGAACCTGCGCGACGCTGCCACCGGAACCCTGAGCTACACCTCGCCCGAGGGCAAGGAATACCGGCTCCGCACGGATGCGCCGCTCGCCGTCGTCGTGGCACGGCCCCGTGGCTGGCACATGGACGAACGCCACCTCCTGCTCGACGGCGAACACACCGTGGGCGCGCTGGTGGACTTCGGCCTGCACTTCTTCCACACCGCCAAGCAGCTTCTCCTCAACGGCCAGGGCCCGTACTACTACCTGCCCAAGATGGAGAGCCACCTCGAGGCGCGCCTCTGGAACGAAGTGTTCGTCTTCGCGCAGGACTTCCTGGGCATCCCGCAGGGCAGCATCAAGGCCACCGTGCTGATCGAAACCATCCCTGCGGCATTCGAGATGGACGAAATCCTGTACGAACTCCGCGACCACGCCGCCGGGCTCAACGCCGGACGCTGGGACTACCTGTTCAGCATCATCAAGTACTTCCGCGACGCCGGAGCGGACTTTGTGCTTCCGGACCGTGCCACAGTGGCCATGACGGCGCCGTTCATGCGCGCCTACACGGAGCTGCTGGTCAAGACGTGCCATTACCGCGGCGCCTTTGCCATGGGCGGCATGGCCGCCGTCATCCCCAACCGCCGCGAGCCCGAGGTCACCGCCCAGGCGTTCGAGAAGGTCCGCGCAGACAAGACGCGCGAGGCCAACGACGGCTTTGACGGCTCCTGGGTGGCCCACCCGGACCTGGTGCCTGTGTGCCAGGAAGTGTTCGATTCGGTCCTGGGCGAGCGCCCCAACCAACTGGACAAGCAGCGTCCCGAGGTCAGCGTCACCGCGGACCAGCTGCTGGACATCGCCTCCGCCGACGGCACGGTCACGGAGGCCGGGCTGCGCCTGAATCTCTACGTCGCCGTCGCGTATACGGCTGTGTGGATCTCGGGCAACGGCGCGGTGGCCATCCACAACCTGATGGAAGACGCCGCCACGGCCGAGATCTCCCGTTCGCAGGTCTGGCAGCAGATCCGCAACGGAGTGGTCCTGGCTGACACCGGCAACACCGTCACGCGCGAACTGGTCAGCACCATCCTTGCCGAGGAAACCGCGAAGCTCCGCGGCGAGGTGGGAGAGGAAGCATTCGCCAAGTACTATCTCCCCGCCAGCGACCTGATCGCTGACATCTGCCTGTCGGAGGACTACACGGACTTCCTCACCACCCCGGCTTACGAACTGGTGGGCTGA
- a CDS encoding aldolase produces the protein MAAPSGSLTPNDLAQIDARLAATDQLLERNYPGDDGSRQPVHTVYVPADRFAPSLASDWGTQALAVADAHGGLDRLGHLLGQDADLAEAVASRVQAKLEREPIEDLRLDFEDGFGDRGDDAEDAAAVAAASAVAAAAAAGSAPPFIGIRFKCFEAATRARGLRTLDLFVSGLAAAGELPKGLILTLPKVTTVAQVQAMDFAVSRLEEVHSLPAGRLRFEVQVETPQLILGPEGTSPVAQLPHTVPGRISGLHYGTYDYSASLQISAEYQSMEHPVADFAKEVMQLAVAGTGIRLSDGSTNIIPVGDNVENAWRLHGRLVRRSLERGFYQGWDLHPAQLPSRFAATYAFYRQGLPAAAARLRNYVERTEGGVMDEPATARALAAFVLRGVQCGAVGAEDVQALAGVGIPQLTGLAHPRLAHSTSK, from the coding sequence ATGGCAGCACCCTCCGGATCACTCACCCCAAACGATCTGGCGCAGATCGACGCGCGGCTGGCCGCCACGGACCAGCTCCTGGAGCGCAACTATCCGGGCGACGACGGCTCCCGCCAGCCCGTGCATACCGTGTATGTACCGGCTGACCGTTTCGCGCCGTCGTTAGCTTCTGACTGGGGCACCCAGGCGCTGGCGGTGGCGGACGCCCACGGCGGCCTGGATCGCCTGGGCCACCTGCTGGGCCAGGACGCGGATCTCGCCGAGGCAGTCGCGTCCCGTGTCCAGGCGAAGCTGGAACGCGAACCCATCGAGGACCTGCGCCTGGACTTCGAGGACGGGTTCGGGGACAGGGGCGACGACGCCGAGGACGCCGCCGCTGTTGCTGCGGCTTCCGCCGTGGCCGCCGCCGCTGCGGCCGGCAGCGCCCCGCCGTTTATCGGCATCCGCTTCAAGTGCTTCGAGGCGGCCACCCGCGCCCGCGGCCTTCGCACGCTGGACCTGTTCGTCTCGGGCCTGGCCGCGGCCGGCGAACTGCCCAAGGGCCTGATCCTCACGCTGCCCAAGGTCACCACCGTGGCGCAGGTCCAGGCCATGGACTTCGCCGTCTCGCGGCTGGAGGAAGTCCACTCCCTTCCGGCGGGCCGGCTGCGGTTCGAGGTGCAGGTGGAGACGCCGCAGCTCATCCTCGGCCCGGAAGGCACGTCGCCGGTGGCACAGCTTCCGCACACCGTCCCGGGCAGGATCAGCGGGCTGCACTACGGCACGTACGACTACTCCGCCTCGCTGCAGATCTCGGCGGAGTACCAGTCCATGGAGCACCCCGTGGCCGACTTCGCCAAGGAAGTCATGCAGCTGGCGGTGGCCGGGACCGGCATCCGCTTGTCGGACGGTTCCACCAACATCATCCCGGTGGGCGACAACGTGGAGAACGCGTGGCGCCTGCACGGCCGGCTGGTGCGGCGTTCCTTGGAACGCGGCTTCTACCAGGGCTGGGACCTGCATCCGGCCCAGCTGCCCAGCCGTTTCGCGGCCACCTACGCGTTCTACCGCCAGGGGCTGCCTGCCGCGGCGGCCCGGCTGCGCAACTACGTGGAACGCACCGAGGGCGGGGTCATGGACGAACCCGCCACCGCCCGGGCGCTGGCCGCATTCGTGCTGCGCGGCGTCCAGTGCGGCGCCGTGGGCGCCGAAGACGTCCAGGCGCTTGCCGGCGTCGGAATCCCCCAACTGACCGGCCTTGCGCACCCGCGGCTGGCACACTCCACTTCGAAGTAA
- a CDS encoding bifunctional allantoicase/(S)-ureidoglycine aminohydrolase — protein MGKYYYPQGGLPPQTHLTTERAIVTEAYTVIPKGVMTDIVTSNLPGFSNTRSWIIARPISGFATTFSQLIVEIGPGGGAPKAEFEAGVEGVVFVTKGKVNLTLDGELHQLEEGGYAYLAAGSTWGLENVSDEIVSFHWIRKAYERLEGYAAKSFVTSDAEVEAGAMPDTDGVWKTTRFADPNDLAHDMHVNIVTFQPGGVIPFPETHVMEHGLYVLEGKAMYLLNNDWVEVEAGDFMWLRAFCPQACYAGGPGQFRYLLYKDVNRQIRLT, from the coding sequence ATGGGCAAGTACTACTACCCCCAGGGCGGCCTGCCGCCGCAGACCCACCTCACCACGGAGCGGGCCATTGTCACGGAGGCCTACACGGTCATCCCCAAGGGCGTCATGACCGACATCGTGACCAGCAACCTGCCTGGGTTCTCCAACACGCGGTCCTGGATCATTGCCCGGCCGATCTCCGGCTTTGCCACCACGTTCTCCCAGCTGATCGTTGAGATCGGCCCGGGCGGCGGTGCTCCCAAGGCCGAGTTCGAGGCAGGCGTTGAAGGCGTTGTCTTCGTCACCAAGGGCAAGGTCAACCTGACCCTCGACGGCGAACTGCACCAGCTTGAGGAGGGCGGCTACGCCTACCTGGCTGCCGGTTCCACCTGGGGACTGGAAAACGTCTCGGACGAAATCGTTTCCTTCCACTGGATCCGCAAGGCCTACGAGCGGCTCGAGGGTTACGCGGCCAAGTCCTTCGTCACCAGTGACGCGGAAGTCGAAGCCGGCGCGATGCCCGATACCGACGGCGTCTGGAAGACCACGCGCTTTGCGGACCCCAACGACCTGGCGCACGACATGCACGTGAACATCGTGACGTTCCAGCCGGGCGGTGTGATCCCGTTCCCGGAAACCCACGTCATGGAACACGGCCTGTACGTCCTGGAGGGCAAGGCCATGTACCTGCTCAACAACGACTGGGTGGAGGTGGAGGCAGGCGACTTCATGTGGCTGCGCGCCTTCTGCCCGCAGGCCTGCTACGCCGGCGGCCCGGGCCAGTTCCGCTACCTGCTGTACAAGGATGTCAACCGCCAGATCCGCCTGACGTAG
- a CDS encoding serine hydrolase has product MNFVAWIRTLPFRLVAAATAVALAALTGGCTAAPDPPEQLTSLARLSEALEGFGNRMLDDGAPAVLMQAKVRGEEWSRASGVRRLEGQEPVDIRDPLHVGSVTNSFVAVSVLKLAAEGKLGLEDPVSKHVPDFDSIMHPPGPVTIRQLLQHRSGMPDYIIPLLQQGSLKEVLATSRSDRELLALAATRRWEGKLAQGFEYSNSNYVALGMVVEHLRGRPIAEVLRSDIVEPLGLEATWLAAPGPPPVSVVHAYITIFGERLDVTYPALHSGSAAGGLVSTVGDLNTFYAALLQGRLIPAAMVAEMQSPLYARYGLGIQRWNDTCTNNFYYGHAGDTVGYGTISMSSADGTRQASASLSYPPAPFGFADNGIVDEMAGVVEEALNASC; this is encoded by the coding sequence ATGAATTTCGTGGCTTGGATTCGCACCCTGCCGTTCCGGCTCGTGGCCGCAGCCACGGCGGTGGCGCTCGCGGCTTTAACGGGCGGCTGCACCGCGGCCCCGGATCCCCCGGAGCAGCTCACGTCCCTTGCCCGCCTGTCAGAGGCGCTGGAAGGGTTCGGGAACAGGATGCTCGACGACGGCGCCCCCGCCGTCCTGATGCAGGCCAAAGTGCGGGGCGAGGAGTGGTCCCGGGCTTCCGGCGTCCGGCGCCTGGAGGGCCAGGAGCCCGTCGACATCCGCGATCCCCTGCATGTAGGGAGCGTGACGAACAGTTTCGTGGCAGTGTCCGTCCTGAAGCTGGCGGCGGAAGGAAAGCTGGGGCTGGAGGACCCCGTGAGCAAGCACGTGCCGGACTTCGACAGCATCATGCATCCGCCCGGACCGGTCACGATCCGACAGCTCCTGCAGCACCGGTCAGGGATGCCGGACTACATCATCCCGCTGCTTCAGCAAGGCAGCCTGAAGGAGGTGCTGGCGACGAGCAGGAGCGACCGCGAGCTGCTCGCCCTGGCCGCGACCCGGCGCTGGGAGGGGAAGCTGGCCCAGGGGTTTGAATACTCGAATTCGAATTATGTGGCTCTGGGCATGGTGGTGGAACACCTTCGCGGCAGGCCCATCGCCGAGGTGCTGCGCTCCGATATCGTGGAGCCGCTCGGGCTGGAGGCAACGTGGCTTGCTGCACCCGGTCCGCCCCCGGTGTCCGTGGTCCACGCCTACATCACCATCTTCGGCGAGCGCCTGGACGTGACCTATCCCGCGCTCCACTCCGGCTCGGCCGCCGGCGGCCTCGTGTCAACGGTCGGTGACCTGAACACGTTCTATGCGGCGCTTCTGCAGGGCCGGCTGATCCCCGCTGCCATGGTCGCGGAAATGCAGAGCCCGCTTTACGCCCGGTACGGCCTGGGCATCCAGCGCTGGAACGATACCTGCACCAACAATTTCTACTACGGCCATGCCGGTGACACTGTGGGCTACGGAACCATTTCGATGTCCAGCGCCGACGGTACGCGCCAGGCATCGGCGTCGCTCTCCTACCCTCCGGCACCGTTCGGCTTCGCCGACAACGGCATCGTGGACGAGATGGCCGGCGTGGTGGAGGAGGCGCTCAACGCCAGCTGCTAG
- a CDS encoding CHAD domain-containing protein: protein MPTAAGEVLTNYLAQELKELKNQEPLVRQEIPDSVHQMRMCARRLRSVLATGKKLLDDGAVTDVRAELRWLSEVLGSARDPEVIHDRLRDLLASEPDALVFGPAAQQIGKELDSASAAGHRAVLEALDGARYASLVARLEELVTAVPLPAKAARSARKTMLKLVAKDAARVRRKVCDLTEHSNGGSPAAGPGHQGSAGHQGSAHDAGLHEVRKAAKRLRYAAEAAAPVAGKKAATMATHAHNLQKILGLHQDSVVARNLLADLGTRAFRSGESGFTYGRLHAREEVLAHRSEAEFRKAWKKFPRD from the coding sequence ATGCCCACCGCAGCCGGCGAGGTTCTGACAAACTATCTGGCACAAGAGCTTAAAGAGCTCAAGAACCAGGAACCACTGGTGCGGCAGGAAATACCGGACTCTGTTCATCAGATGCGGATGTGCGCCCGCCGGCTGCGGTCTGTGCTGGCCACCGGGAAGAAGCTCCTCGACGACGGCGCTGTCACCGACGTGCGGGCGGAACTGAGGTGGCTCTCCGAGGTGCTTGGCTCAGCGAGGGATCCCGAGGTTATCCACGACCGGCTCCGGGATCTGCTTGCCAGCGAGCCGGATGCCTTGGTCTTTGGCCCGGCTGCACAGCAGATCGGCAAGGAACTCGATTCCGCCTCCGCAGCCGGCCACCGCGCCGTTCTTGAGGCCCTCGACGGCGCCCGCTATGCCAGCCTCGTCGCCCGCCTTGAGGAGCTGGTGACGGCCGTTCCGCTACCCGCAAAGGCCGCTCGTAGCGCCCGCAAGACCATGCTGAAGCTCGTGGCCAAGGACGCCGCGAGGGTCCGGCGCAAGGTCTGCGACCTGACGGAACACTCCAACGGCGGCAGCCCCGCAGCCGGCCCGGGCCACCAGGGTTCGGCGGGCCACCAGGGTTCGGCGCACGACGCGGGCCTTCACGAGGTCCGTAAGGCTGCTAAACGGCTCCGGTACGCCGCCGAGGCTGCCGCGCCGGTGGCGGGGAAGAAAGCCGCCACGATGGCCACGCACGCCCACAATCTGCAGAAGATCCTTGGCCTCCACCAGGACAGCGTGGTGGCCCGAAACCTGCTGGCTGATCTTGGCACCCGGGCCTTCCGCAGCGGCGAGAGCGGCTTCACGTACGGCCGGCTGCACGCCCGGGAGGAAGTCCTGGCGCACCGGTCCGAGGCCGAATTCCGAAAAGCCTGGAAGAAGTTCCCACGGGACTAA